The region AAACTCTCGAACATGTTGTGGGCCGGGTCGACTTTGTGCAGAACTTTCTCGAAAGACCACTCATCCTCGAAAATCCGAGCACCTACGTAGGCTTCCACGATTCGACAATCACCGAGTGGGACTTTCTCACTCAACTTGCCACCCGCACCGGTTGCGGTCTGCTCCTGGATGTCAACAACGTCTACGTATCGAGCGTCAATCACGGCTTCAGTGCCGAGGAGTACATCCGCTCCGTGCCACACGCACATATCGTTCAGTTCCACCTTGCCGGGCATACCGATTGCGGCACACACATTGTAGACACCCATGACGACCACGTAATTGACCCGGTCTGGGAACTCTACCGGTTGGCTCACGAGCTCACAGCTGGCGTCTCCACGCTGCTCGAATGGGATGCCAACATTCCCGAGTTCCCAGTCGTGCACGCCGAAGTACTCAAAGCTCGCAGGTTCATGGAGGCCACCCCGTCCCTCGCTCCAGGCCGTGCGATGAAGGACGACCGCCGCACCAATGGCTCCATTCCAGAGCATCACCGGGATCAGCCGGAAAGCCGGAATCACAAAGAACGTGTCATCTCGAATCCGCTGTCGTTTGTCGTGAACCGCGACAACGAAGAAAACAGTCTCGACGCCGAACTCGAAACACATCTCGGCTAAACCTCAAACAGACACTCCCGCATTCGTCGGTTCGACGCGTCCAACCTTCCGGAGACTTACTCAACATGCCTGTCTGGTTATCGAAATCGGTGAATTACTATCGGCTCGGTGCATCGCTCCTGAATCGTCTGCAACCCGTGCTGCTGCTCGTTCTGCGGTTGCATTTCGGCTATCAGTTCAGCAAAGGTGGCTGGGGGAAGCTGGCGAACCTCCAATCGACCAGCGAGTTTTTCGCCGGCCTGGGGATCCCCGCACCGGGTATCAACGCCGTCATGGCCGGCATGACGGAACTCGTGGGAGGCGCGTGCCTGCTGCTGGGTCTCTTCTCGCGTGTCAGTACGATCCCGCTCATCGGCACCATGCTGGTCGCCTATGTGACGGCCCATCCCGACGAATTGCGTGCCCTGTTCGGAAACACCAACCTCTTCCTTAAAGCACCACCTTTTCTATTTCTGCTGACTTCAATGCTCGTACTGCTGTTCGGTCCCGGCTGCTTTTCGGTCGACTGGTGTCTGGCCCGCTTCCTCGACCGACAGACGACGATTGGCACCGGGATGTCTGCTGCGACACCGCCTCCCACGATGTCGGCCGACGACATGATGTCAGGTGCCTCGCCGATGCGACCTCCCTTGACCGCCGACATGAAACCCGGCTCTCGCTGACCTTTCGAAATGGAAACGATGGCCTCCGCACGCGACTTCAGACAGATGAACTTCAGCTCGACATCTCAAACGATATCATTTGGAGAATAGCCAGCATGACTTTCGAACATCATCTCACTCATTGCTTGAGTCGTCGGGAACTGAATGCACTTGGCCTCGCCGCCCTGAGTGGACTGCTCGCAGGCTGCTCAGGAGGCACCGCTCCGGCTCCCGCAGCCAGCACCGCATCGGGAACCAAGCCCGGCGAAACGGCAGCCGAGACCATGTTGGTTGCTGAGACCGGCAACAACGAAAACAATCTGCTGCTCGATCCCCATGTTTGCCGTGGGATTAACACCTGCAAGAACAAGGGCAAGAAAGGCACTACAAACGAGTGTGCAGGCACCGCACATTGCGCCACTGCCGTCGCCCACGACTGCAACGGCTTTAACGAGTGCAAAGGTCAGGGCGGGTGCGGTGAGCACCCAGGCGAAAACTCCTGCAAAGGGAAAGGGGCCTGCGCCGTTCCCATGACAGACAAGACCTGGCCCAAAGCCCGCAAAAAGTTTGAAGAGCTGATGACCAAAGCCGGCAAGAAGTTTGGCGAAGCACCACCCAAGACCTAGGCCTGAGTTTCGAACTCTTGACCAGAGCGGCCGAGGTCCCTCCGAGAAATTGTCCTGCACAGGATGGTCTCAAACAGATTCGACGAACATCGGATAACCATGCATAGCCTCGAACAAACCTTGTACTGGATGCAGACCGTCATCACGCATCCGCTCGGAGTTGCCGAAGGCATCGCGTCCACGGCCGCCCGCCGCGTCATCGATATTGACCCTGCGAACGCCGAGGAGGTCGTGACTCGGTCGGAGACACTGTCCGCCGTCCAGCGGATGGAGATCTACAGCCACGCCTACTACGCCCGGCTGCTCGACTGTCTACGGGAAGAGTTCCCTGCCCTCCGGTACTCTCTGGGAGAAGAACTTTTCGACGAGTTCGCCGTGGGTTATCTGCAGGATTATCCCTCCGCCAGTTACACGCTGTTCGAACTCGGGTCGCGTTTTCCCAGATATCTGCGCGAGACCCGACCCCCTCGCGCCGAATCAACGGTTGGCTCAAGTCAATCAGCCGACTGGGCCGACTTTCTGATCGATCTGGCCGAGTGGGAATTGGTCTTCAATCAGGTATTCGACGGCCCGGGCCTGGAGTCAAAATCAGCCTTCCAAGTGAACCAACTGCTGCAACTCACGCCAGTTCAGCTGGTCGAAACCCGGCTGTTTGTGTCACCCGCACTTCGCCTGCTCCGCTTCAAATTTCCCGTCTCCCGCTATTTCTCCGCCTTCCGTCGCCAGGAAATGCCCGAACTTCCCGAACCGGAACAGTCGCTCATCGCCATTAGTCGTCGTCGCTTCAAGGTCAAGACCCTTGAGTTGACACCCGCCGCGTATGAGATTCTTTACGCTTTGATTCAGGGCCAGACGATTGGTGATGCGATCGCTGCCGCCGCTCCATACACCGATCTCCACGCCGCTTCATTTGGCGACGAACTGAGAACCTGGTTCCACCAGTGGGCGGAGCTCGGCTTCTTCGAATTCGCCCTCATCCCCGATTGATTATCGAGGCCGTTTGACGTTTCACTACCTGGCACAGTCACTTCAGCACTCGCAACTTTCATCCATCTTATGGCAGTTCCCTCCCGAGCTTATGTCAAAGGTTAGGTTCATTCTCGATCAGCACCAGGCGGTAACCTGGAAACATCGCTTGGTGTGCCACGCTTGCAGCTTTGGGGCAAACATTCTCCTGTGAATTTCAAGGCATCATTTCAAGTTGTGACTCGTATCATTCGTTTTGAATCCACATCTCGATAAGGTGCGATCGCCCGAACACTCTGGTTATGATCTGCCGAATCTGTTCAACACAGGAAATCGGCTATGACCAGAACTTCGATTCGTCCTCTGACCTTCCCCGAAGTGGAACAGCTCGTCAACTGGGCGGCTCTGGAGGGATGGAACCCGGGCGTTCATGATGCAGCCAACTTCTGGGCCGCTGATCCTGAAGGGTTTCTAGGCCTTGAAGTCGATGGCGAACTGGCGGGAGGCGGGAGTGTTGTCCGCCACAACCCCCACTTCGGCTTCATGGGGCTGTTCATCCTCCGCCCCGAGTTTCGCGGCCAGGGCCTGGGCGAACAGTTGTGGTATGCCCGCCGGGATCATCTGCTGGCCAGACTCACACCGTTACCAGAAACCACTTCAGGAACGATCGGCCTCGATGCCGTCACCAACATGATTCCCTTCTATGCCAAAGGCGGGTTTGTGCCCCAATATCGACATTGCCGGTACGAGGCCCAGGCCCATTCGTTGCCAGTGGTTGCGAAGGCGAGTGAGATTGTCGAATTGGATTCCATTCCTAGAGAACGGATCGAAGTTTTGGATGCTCGCTGTTTTCCCGGTGCACGCCCGAATTTCCTGAATCGCTGGCTGACACAACCGGGGATTGTTTCACTCGCATGGCAGGAGGGAAAAAACCTTCGTGGCTACAGTCTTTTGCGGCGTTGCCGAGTGGGTTGGAAGCTGGCTCCTTTGTATGCCGAGACCCCTGAAATTGCCCGGGCGCTGTTGCTCACCAGCTTTCAGCATACCGAAGGACAATCGCTGCTCATGGATGTTCCCGAGAACAACCAGGCTGCGATTGAACTCTGTCAAAGTCTCGGGATGACTCAGATCTTTGAATGTACACGTATGTATTTCGGCCCCATCCCAACGCTCGCGCATGAGCAGATCTTCGGGATCACGTCTTTAGAACTGGGTTAACGACAAGAGTGCAGATCACCTGAGGCTACTCGCTGTGTGCCATGCTTGCGGCGGGTGGCCCGGCCAACTCGTGGCCGGGTCATCGTGCGGAGCCACGACGACAAGACGCCGCGCCATGCGCATGTCCTGCCACCACTCTTCTCTCGCTTTTGGGTGGCACGCCCTGCAGGCTTTGCGGAAGGGCGTGGTCTTTGTGTCATTTCACGCCGAATTCGATGTCAGGTCGGGTGGCAGGGGTCGAATGTCTTCATTCGCCACCTGGTCAATCGACTTCACCAGCACAAATGCATCTGAAAACATGTTTCATGACGTTTGAGGAACTTCGCCATGTACGATCAGCTTCCAATGATCTGGGGGCAAACGAAGACGTTTGACCCCAGGCACGCAGATCACTTGAGGCTACTCAATCACCCGGCTGGCCACAGGCTGTGCGTAATCCGCCCAGAGCTGGTCGATGACGGCGGCCTCAGGCTTGCCCGTATGTGTGAAAAATCGAAAGCGGGTGACATAAGGCTTCCCCGGTTCGATCTCAAAAGGGCCCAAAGGTGCCGGTGTGACCGAAAGGTAAGGCATGTTGGGATGCAGCCGGACAGGTTGCGGGAAGCGAAAATTCGACGGATGGTCGAGAACCGCAATCCCGCCCCAGGGAGCAGGTGACGTCGCTGGCTCTTGGGTACCGTTTATCGCTGGAGTCGCCTTTAATGCTGCCGGCGATTGAGGGACGGGAGTGACTGGGAAAGGGCCGGAAAGATCGCACCAGTGAGGCCGCGTATGGTTCCCATTGGCTCGTGTTTTGCCTTCGCTGGTCAGGAATTCGCCACCGTCGGCGATATTCCACTCGTCGCGTCCACGCAGGCATAAGCCACCGTAATCATGCTTCAAGAGTTTGAGAGGAGACTCCGTCGCACAGGTGAGGGTCGATTGCCAGTCGAAGAGAAATCCATCCGTTCGATGGAACACTTTGACTTCCCAAACCTCATGCAGTGCGACTCGAGGGCCGTCTTCCGGAGTCTGATCCACATGTTCGAGACGGGCTTTGAAGCGGATAAAGACCGGGCCCACCTGGACATCGTCCAAACGCACATTCCGGACAAGCCCCTGCTCTTTATGACTGTTCCAGAAATCAACCTTGCGGCCCTCAAACTCGGCATTCACCCAGGCGAACATGAGGGCGTGCTGATGCATATGGTCAGCGGGCATCGCCTCCGTGACCGCGCGGCCAGCCGGGTCAAAGATTGGATGAATAAACCCGCTGCGAGCATAGAACGGCTTGGCAGGATCAGCCGAGGGCATGACCGCCTGCTGATACTTGAGGACTGGCAAGCCTTCGACCGAGATGGCCAAAGCCTGCCCATCAACAGCAGCGGTCATGTCGGGAGCGGGAGCATTGGTGCCGTCTTCAGCTTTTGAATTGTCAGAATCAACCGCAGTAAGCCGATACCTCCGAGTTTCGCCAGCCGGAAGATGATCAAGCATCCACCAGACCTTCAGCGGCGAACCTGCTTCAATCTGGCAGGGAATAGACTTACCGATGGCAGCATCACCACTCCCTGTGACCTCCCTTAATGAAAGCTCTTTCGCCTTTTGCAGTGCCGCAGGTACTTCAACACATAGTGGCATCGCTGCCCGATCGACTTGGCCCGAAGAAATTTCCACGACCAGACAAGCCTGGTCAGTGGCCTGGGCCACAGTGTTAAGAGTAAGACACTGCAATAACATCGAAATCTTGAAGATGAGAATGAGCGATTGACTAAAGGTAAGTTCTCGAGTGATTTGCGTCATATCGTACTTCTTCAAGAGACGCCCAAAGACAACTAACATCATCGGGAATTGGTCAAAGGCAATAGGCCGTGTAGCTCAGTAAAAAAGCCCACCTCTAGCAATGATAGCATGAGGCGGGCTTGTTGTGTTTGATGGCAGTGATCATATCGGCCAGCAGGTGATCACTCCTACTGCTCCATCACTTCCTTTTCCTTCGCTTCCGCGACGGTGTTGACTTTGCCTTCGTACTTCTTGGTCAGCTCCTGAACCGACTCTTTGGTCGATTCGTGGATGTCTTCGCTCATCAGCTTGTCTTTCAGAGCGGTGTCGGCGTGCTTGTTGGCGTCGCGGCGGATGTTGCGAATGGCCACGCGGGCATCCTCGGCCATTTCCTTCACACGA is a window of Planctopirus limnophila DSM 3776 DNA encoding:
- the bufB gene encoding MNIO family bufferin maturase yields the protein MISPRLGHTNLGLGLGLRTVHYPYLLKHWPPVDWFEVISENFMDSQGRPRYILDQIAERYPVVMHGVSMSIGSTDPLNLDYLSKLKKLSREIGARWISDHLCWTGVAGVNAHDLLPIPLNEETLEHVVGRVDFVQNFLERPLILENPSTYVGFHDSTITEWDFLTQLATRTGCGLLLDVNNVYVSSVNHGFSAEEYIRSVPHAHIVQFHLAGHTDCGTHIVDTHDDHVIDPVWELYRLAHELTAGVSTLLEWDANIPEFPVVHAEVLKARRFMEATPSLAPGRAMKDDRRTNGSIPEHHRDQPESRNHKERVISNPLSFVVNRDNEENSLDAELETHLG
- a CDS encoding DoxX family protein; amino-acid sequence: MPVWLSKSVNYYRLGASLLNRLQPVLLLVLRLHFGYQFSKGGWGKLANLQSTSEFFAGLGIPAPGINAVMAGMTELVGGACLLLGLFSRVSTIPLIGTMLVAYVTAHPDELRALFGNTNLFLKAPPFLFLLTSMLVLLFGPGCFSVDWCLARFLDRQTTIGTGMSAATPPPTMSADDMMSGASPMRPPLTADMKPGSR
- a CDS encoding HvfC/BufC N-terminal domain-containing protein → MHSLEQTLYWMQTVITHPLGVAEGIASTAARRVIDIDPANAEEVVTRSETLSAVQRMEIYSHAYYARLLDCLREEFPALRYSLGEELFDEFAVGYLQDYPSASYTLFELGSRFPRYLRETRPPRAESTVGSSQSADWADFLIDLAEWELVFNQVFDGPGLESKSAFQVNQLLQLTPVQLVETRLFVSPALRLLRFKFPVSRYFSAFRRQEMPELPEPEQSLIAISRRRFKVKTLELTPAAYEILYALIQGQTIGDAIAAAAPYTDLHAASFGDELRTWFHQWAELGFFEFALIPD
- a CDS encoding GNAT family N-acetyltransferase, coding for MTRTSIRPLTFPEVEQLVNWAALEGWNPGVHDAANFWAADPEGFLGLEVDGELAGGGSVVRHNPHFGFMGLFILRPEFRGQGLGEQLWYARRDHLLARLTPLPETTSGTIGLDAVTNMIPFYAKGGFVPQYRHCRYEAQAHSLPVVAKASEIVELDSIPRERIEVLDARCFPGARPNFLNRWLTQPGIVSLAWQEGKNLRGYSLLRRCRVGWKLAPLYAETPEIARALLLTSFQHTEGQSLLMDVPENNQAAIELCQSLGMTQIFECTRMYFGPIPTLAHEQIFGITSLELG
- a CDS encoding DUF6807 domain-containing protein gives rise to the protein MTQITRELTFSQSLILIFKISMLLQCLTLNTVAQATDQACLVVEISSGQVDRAAMPLCVEVPAALQKAKELSLREVTGSGDAAIGKSIPCQIEAGSPLKVWWMLDHLPAGETRRYRLTAVDSDNSKAEDGTNAPAPDMTAAVDGQALAISVEGLPVLKYQQAVMPSADPAKPFYARSGFIHPIFDPAGRAVTEAMPADHMHQHALMFAWVNAEFEGRKVDFWNSHKEQGLVRNVRLDDVQVGPVFIRFKARLEHVDQTPEDGPRVALHEVWEVKVFHRTDGFLFDWQSTLTCATESPLKLLKHDYGGLCLRGRDEWNIADGGEFLTSEGKTRANGNHTRPHWCDLSGPFPVTPVPQSPAALKATPAINGTQEPATSPAPWGGIAVLDHPSNFRFPQPVRLHPNMPYLSVTPAPLGPFEIEPGKPYVTRFRFFTHTGKPEAAVIDQLWADYAQPVASRVIE